One segment of Kryptolebias marmoratus isolate JLee-2015 linkage group LG23, ASM164957v2, whole genome shotgun sequence DNA contains the following:
- the LOC108246831 gene encoding solute carrier family 22 member 6 isoform X1 yields MSPLQRSVYWRLFLVYFFAPFLFFLDNFTVAIAAQTCRHDNATDAPASGPGQGSLQSNQSERGEFSAGEADWWTDILDQNSVCGWTDWLSYGQTSYMVGMLLGSLVGGAISDKYGKRPLLLVSAFVHALCGIVPAVLPQPIVFLAIRCLTAFSCGCINICVFSLAVEWTLPAARLWPPAFLSFCFSLGTMGAALLAWLSPTWTHLHLTVGLPQLVCLPLYLSLPESPRWLLLKKKTDVLERYRGNSPADKQHLQLLLDLALSDLQKAAETQTETPDRGGHAHSDLIHLRHPTILLHLFIMSFLSAAISLTYYGICLNIGSFGVGVYTAQFFSGLTEAPCLLVPLIRLGRRLISILALFLSGTACGLSFLLSRYNCEPILVMSLALLGKLCILAACFISILYSIELFPTVVRQRCISLVSLSFRIGSLTTTLLPSSPNGGISLAAMVVYSSGPIVGCGLCLLLPETCGVPLPDSLEDCDRRSESHPAGMDGLWRTRKPVSSEVRILPPEKEDTFTPFI; encoded by the exons ATGTCCCCGCTGCAGCGCTCCGTCTACTGGCGTCTCTTCCTCGTCTATTTCTTCGCCCCGTTCCTCTTCTTTCTCGACAACTTCACGGTCGCTATCGCTGCCCAGACCTGTCGCCATGACAACGCCACAGACGCTCCCGCTTCCGGGCCTGGACAGGGTTCGCTGCAAAGCAACCAATCAGAGCGCGGGGAATTTTCTGCGGGCGAAGCTGATTGGTGGACGGACATATTGGACCAAAAC tcaGTGTGTGGTTGGACAGACTGGTTGTCTTACGGTCAGACTTCCTACATGGTGGGTATGCTGCTTGGATCTCTAGTGGGAGGAGCAATATCAGACAA gtACGGGAAGCGTCCGTTGCTGCTGGTGTCTGCGTTCGTGCACGCCTTGTGTGGCATTGTGCCCGCTGTTCTTCCTCAGCCAATCGTCTTCCTCGCCATCCGCTGCCTGACGGCGTTTTCCTGCGGCTGCATCAACATCTGCGTCTTCAGCCTGG CCGTGGAGTGGACCCTCCCCGCTGCTCGGCTGTGGCCGCCGGCCTTCTTGTCCTTCTGCTTCAGTCTGGGGACGATGGGCGCGGCCCTGCTGGCCTGGCTCAGCCCCACCTGGACGCACCTTCACCTGACGGTGGGCCTGCCGCAGCTCGTGTGTCTGCCGCTCTACCT ttccCTCCCAGAGTCTCCGCGTTGGTTGCTGTTAAAGAAGAAGACGGATGTTTTGGAGCGTTACCGTGGCAACAGCCCTGCAGACAAGCAGCATCTGCAGctg ctgcTGGACTTGGCCCTGTCCGACCtgcagaaagctgcagagactcaGACAGAAACACCTGACCGTGGAGGCCACGCCCACAGCGACCTAATCCACCTGAGACACCCGACCATCCTGCTGCACCTGTTCATCATGAGCTTCCTGAG TGCTGCAATATCCCTGACGTACTACGGGATTTGTCTGAACATCGGATCGTTTGGAGTTGGAGTCTACACCGCCCAGTTCTTCTCGGGTCTCACGGAGGCTCCCTGTCTGCTCGTCCCTTTGATCCGGCTCGGACGTCGGCTGATCAGCATCCTGGCTCTGTTCCTGAGCGGAACCGCCTGCGGTTTATCTTTCCTGCTGTCCCGATACAACT GTGAGCCGATTCTGGTGATGAGTCTGGCTCTGCTGGGAAAACTCTGCATCCTGGCCGCCTGCTTCATCTCTATTCTGTACAGCATCGAGCTGTTTCCCACGGTGGTCAG ACAGCGCTGCATATCACTGGTCAGCCTCTCCTTCCGGATCGGCTCTCTGACCACGACCTTACTTCCCTCCAGTCCAAACGGAGGGATCTCTCTGGCAGCCATGGTGGTGTACAGCAGCGGACCAATCGTTGGCTGCGGTCTCTGCCTGTTGCTACCAGAAACCTGCGGCGTCCCGCTCCCAGACTCTTTGGAGGACTGCGACAGACGGTCCGAGTCCCACCCTGCCGGCATGGATGGCCTCTGGAGGACACG gaagcCAGTGAGCAGCGAGGTCAGGATACTTCCTCCAGAGAAAGAAGACACGTTCACACCGTTTAtctaa
- the LOC108246831 gene encoding solute carrier family 22 member 6 isoform X2, producing the protein MSPLQRSVYWRLFLVYFFAPFLFFLDNFTVAIAAQTCRHDNATDAPASGPGQGSLQSNQSERGEFSAGEADWWTDILDQNSVCGWTDWLSYGQTSYMVGMLLGSLVGGAISDKYGKRPLLLVSAFVHALCGIVPAVLPQPIVFLAIRCLTAFSCGCINICVFSLAVEWTLPAARLWPPAFLSFCFSLGTMGAALLAWLSPTWTHLHLTVGLPQLVCLPLYLSLPESPRWLLLKKKTDVLERYRGNSPADKQHLQLLLDLALSDLQKAAETQTETPDRGGHAHSDLIHLRHPTILLHLFIMSFLSAAISLTYYGICLNIGSFGVGVYTAQFFSGLTEAPCLLVPLIRLGRRLISILALFLSGTACGLSFLLSRYNCEPILVMSLALLGKLCILAACFISILYSIELFPTVVSPNGGISLAAMVVYSSGPIVGCGLCLLLPETCGVPLPDSLEDCDRRSESHPAGMDGLWRTRKPVSSEVRILPPEKEDTFTPFI; encoded by the exons ATGTCCCCGCTGCAGCGCTCCGTCTACTGGCGTCTCTTCCTCGTCTATTTCTTCGCCCCGTTCCTCTTCTTTCTCGACAACTTCACGGTCGCTATCGCTGCCCAGACCTGTCGCCATGACAACGCCACAGACGCTCCCGCTTCCGGGCCTGGACAGGGTTCGCTGCAAAGCAACCAATCAGAGCGCGGGGAATTTTCTGCGGGCGAAGCTGATTGGTGGACGGACATATTGGACCAAAAC tcaGTGTGTGGTTGGACAGACTGGTTGTCTTACGGTCAGACTTCCTACATGGTGGGTATGCTGCTTGGATCTCTAGTGGGAGGAGCAATATCAGACAA gtACGGGAAGCGTCCGTTGCTGCTGGTGTCTGCGTTCGTGCACGCCTTGTGTGGCATTGTGCCCGCTGTTCTTCCTCAGCCAATCGTCTTCCTCGCCATCCGCTGCCTGACGGCGTTTTCCTGCGGCTGCATCAACATCTGCGTCTTCAGCCTGG CCGTGGAGTGGACCCTCCCCGCTGCTCGGCTGTGGCCGCCGGCCTTCTTGTCCTTCTGCTTCAGTCTGGGGACGATGGGCGCGGCCCTGCTGGCCTGGCTCAGCCCCACCTGGACGCACCTTCACCTGACGGTGGGCCTGCCGCAGCTCGTGTGTCTGCCGCTCTACCT ttccCTCCCAGAGTCTCCGCGTTGGTTGCTGTTAAAGAAGAAGACGGATGTTTTGGAGCGTTACCGTGGCAACAGCCCTGCAGACAAGCAGCATCTGCAGctg ctgcTGGACTTGGCCCTGTCCGACCtgcagaaagctgcagagactcaGACAGAAACACCTGACCGTGGAGGCCACGCCCACAGCGACCTAATCCACCTGAGACACCCGACCATCCTGCTGCACCTGTTCATCATGAGCTTCCTGAG TGCTGCAATATCCCTGACGTACTACGGGATTTGTCTGAACATCGGATCGTTTGGAGTTGGAGTCTACACCGCCCAGTTCTTCTCGGGTCTCACGGAGGCTCCCTGTCTGCTCGTCCCTTTGATCCGGCTCGGACGTCGGCTGATCAGCATCCTGGCTCTGTTCCTGAGCGGAACCGCCTGCGGTTTATCTTTCCTGCTGTCCCGATACAACT GTGAGCCGATTCTGGTGATGAGTCTGGCTCTGCTGGGAAAACTCTGCATCCTGGCCGCCTGCTTCATCTCTATTCTGTACAGCATCGAGCTGTTTCCCACGGTGGTCAG TCCAAACGGAGGGATCTCTCTGGCAGCCATGGTGGTGTACAGCAGCGGACCAATCGTTGGCTGCGGTCTCTGCCTGTTGCTACCAGAAACCTGCGGCGTCCCGCTCCCAGACTCTTTGGAGGACTGCGACAGACGGTCCGAGTCCCACCCTGCCGGCATGGATGGCCTCTGGAGGACACG gaagcCAGTGAGCAGCGAGGTCAGGATACTTCCTCCAGAGAAAGAAGACACGTTCACACCGTTTAtctaa
- the LOC108246831 gene encoding solute carrier family 22 member 6 isoform X3, which produces MVGMLLGSLVGGAISDKYGKRPLLLVSAFVHALCGIVPAVLPQPIVFLAIRCLTAFSCGCINICVFSLAVEWTLPAARLWPPAFLSFCFSLGTMGAALLAWLSPTWTHLHLTVGLPQLVCLPLYLSLPESPRWLLLKKKTDVLERYRGNSPADKQHLQLLLDLALSDLQKAAETQTETPDRGGHAHSDLIHLRHPTILLHLFIMSFLSAAISLTYYGICLNIGSFGVGVYTAQFFSGLTEAPCLLVPLIRLGRRLISILALFLSGTACGLSFLLSRYNCEPILVMSLALLGKLCILAACFISILYSIELFPTVVRQRCISLVSLSFRIGSLTTTLLPSSPNGGISLAAMVVYSSGPIVGCGLCLLLPETCGVPLPDSLEDCDRRSESHPAGMDGLWRTRKPVSSEVRILPPEKEDTFTPFI; this is translated from the exons ATGGTGGGTATGCTGCTTGGATCTCTAGTGGGAGGAGCAATATCAGACAA gtACGGGAAGCGTCCGTTGCTGCTGGTGTCTGCGTTCGTGCACGCCTTGTGTGGCATTGTGCCCGCTGTTCTTCCTCAGCCAATCGTCTTCCTCGCCATCCGCTGCCTGACGGCGTTTTCCTGCGGCTGCATCAACATCTGCGTCTTCAGCCTGG CCGTGGAGTGGACCCTCCCCGCTGCTCGGCTGTGGCCGCCGGCCTTCTTGTCCTTCTGCTTCAGTCTGGGGACGATGGGCGCGGCCCTGCTGGCCTGGCTCAGCCCCACCTGGACGCACCTTCACCTGACGGTGGGCCTGCCGCAGCTCGTGTGTCTGCCGCTCTACCT ttccCTCCCAGAGTCTCCGCGTTGGTTGCTGTTAAAGAAGAAGACGGATGTTTTGGAGCGTTACCGTGGCAACAGCCCTGCAGACAAGCAGCATCTGCAGctg ctgcTGGACTTGGCCCTGTCCGACCtgcagaaagctgcagagactcaGACAGAAACACCTGACCGTGGAGGCCACGCCCACAGCGACCTAATCCACCTGAGACACCCGACCATCCTGCTGCACCTGTTCATCATGAGCTTCCTGAG TGCTGCAATATCCCTGACGTACTACGGGATTTGTCTGAACATCGGATCGTTTGGAGTTGGAGTCTACACCGCCCAGTTCTTCTCGGGTCTCACGGAGGCTCCCTGTCTGCTCGTCCCTTTGATCCGGCTCGGACGTCGGCTGATCAGCATCCTGGCTCTGTTCCTGAGCGGAACCGCCTGCGGTTTATCTTTCCTGCTGTCCCGATACAACT GTGAGCCGATTCTGGTGATGAGTCTGGCTCTGCTGGGAAAACTCTGCATCCTGGCCGCCTGCTTCATCTCTATTCTGTACAGCATCGAGCTGTTTCCCACGGTGGTCAG ACAGCGCTGCATATCACTGGTCAGCCTCTCCTTCCGGATCGGCTCTCTGACCACGACCTTACTTCCCTCCAGTCCAAACGGAGGGATCTCTCTGGCAGCCATGGTGGTGTACAGCAGCGGACCAATCGTTGGCTGCGGTCTCTGCCTGTTGCTACCAGAAACCTGCGGCGTCCCGCTCCCAGACTCTTTGGAGGACTGCGACAGACGGTCCGAGTCCCACCCTGCCGGCATGGATGGCCTCTGGAGGACACG gaagcCAGTGAGCAGCGAGGTCAGGATACTTCCTCCAGAGAAAGAAGACACGTTCACACCGTTTAtctaa